The proteins below come from a single Zea mays cultivar B73 chromosome 8, Zm-B73-REFERENCE-NAM-5.0, whole genome shotgun sequence genomic window:
- the LOC118473079 gene encoding uncharacterized protein: protein MCSGWSTVQRGRQDALECSPTDEASVGLPRVVENANVDSSTRGWDDCGSFNCGRSPEEMCRLGAPSGAAEGARDPTGLTSHHTAGPRRAGQGKRARHGWQAAVARGHGGRMQQAASSRARRPGTAPGPWRGGCDGQARWWLDRMPHEAVRPRRRAAVSWLATATASCCAGECGRPCAWAGETRGRGAT from the coding sequence ATGTGCAGCGGATGGAGCACAGTGCAGCGAGGAAGACAAGATGCGCTTGAATGCTCACCTACGGACGAAGCTTCAGTGGGGCTCCCTCGGGTAGTGGAGAACGCAAACGTCGACTCTTCAACGCGCGGATGGGACGACTGTGGCAGCTTCAACTGTGGGCGCTCGCCAGAGGAGATGTGCCGGCTGGGTGCACCGAGCGGCGCGGCGGAGGGAGCACGGGACCCGACGGGGCTCACCAGCCATCACACGGCTGGACCTCGACGAGCGGGCCAGGGGAAGCGGGCAAGGCATGGCTGGCAGGCGGCTGTGGCGCGCGGCCATGGCGGGCGGATGCAACAGGCGGCCAGCAGCCGAGCTCGTCGGCCAGGGACCGCGCCGGGGCCATGGCGGGGCGGCTGCGATGGACAGGCTCGCTGGTGGCTAGACAGAATGCCGCATGAGGCTGTGCGACCACGCCGTCGCGCTGCCGTGAGTTGGCTGGCCACCGCCACCGCGAGCTGCTGCGCGGGCGAGTGTGGGCGTCCCTGCGCGTGGGCTGGGGAGACGCGAGGGCGCGGGGCTACGTGA